The genomic interval CGCACActcaaataatttcctttttttgtaggTTTGATCAAACTGGTGTCCAAGCACCGAGCCCAAGTGATCTACACCAGAAACACGAAAGGTGGAGATGCGCCTGCCGCAGGGGAGGACGCGTAGGCAGGTGAGGCAGCAGGCTCTGTGAAGGAGCTGGTTTGCGCTCTGTCAGGGGCTAACAAATGGCTGCACGCCGCGTAATGGACAGCTCCCACGTTGCTTTGGACGGGCCGTTTCTCCAGACGTTCAGAGGACGTCGCTCGCGCTCCGAGCGACTTCCTGGGTGGCGCTACTGGAAAAGTCAGTTCTCCAGAATTAAAGAGTAGTTTGGGATTTTTGTCCTTGTTGCCTGTCGGACAGGGAAAGCCGTGTGTGCTCTCCTGTCTCTGTGGGCTGCAGTGTACGAGGGCACGTGTCCTCCCTGCTGTCGGAGGGTGCCGTGTCCGAGTGTTCTTGTTGGAGCAGAGCTTTCGGACAGTTTGCTTTGTGCTAGCTTGTTCTGAGCTGGTTGTCTGATTTGGGACTTCTTGCTTTGCAGGTTCTCCAGTGACCTCGTCAACAATGTGTCATATGTAGATGCACACAataaaattattgaaataatttttcttgctttttcaagAATGTGTACGTTTCGTTATTGACGCATTATTGATAGTGGATTCTGGTACAGGTCACAGGTATCTCCCTCTAGCAGCGAGTTTTTGCATTTATACAGTGTTAGAAATGTACCGTGAACACGCTTTTGTATTGTGAAAAGGGAAGGATTGCATCACCGACAGCAGCCAGTGATGTTAAACCATATTCGGTTCTAGTAGAAGGGAAATTGAAGCCCATTTCTTGCATTGTAGATACGGAAGGTGCTGGTGGGATATTTTCGTTATTTATTTAACCTCCCTCTAAACAAGCTGTGCCCACAGATCTCCGTGTGTACAAGGCAGCAGCATCTGTCAGGTCCGTGCCTAGCGGGGAAGCATAGATAAGCCATTTTAAATAAGGCtataagtattttatttaaattaaaaagaagaactGCCCACAGCAAAGATCTTTAAGGCCTCTTTTCTTCTACTGAGGAATAATTAGTCATCCTGTAGGCAAGGCAGACCAAGTGGAagtaatataaattaaaatgaaaacatgaggCCACATGTCATCTGTTGCCCCCAGAGCGGGCCCTGCACCTGGAATGAGTTTCAGTTGGTCTACTAACacaggttattttaaaaaaaagaaaagtttatttttcaaaaatttatttctttaacagGCCGTCGTGCTACACATCAGCATAGGACACTGGCAGCACGCGCTGCGTAAGGCAGGCTTTCTGATGATGAAGATACGGCATAGGCAGGAGACCTTCCCtgctggcaggacctgcctttGTGTACCTTAAGGCTCGAGAAATTGGTGCCCAGATACACGCTGCGTGTCTGTTACAGGGGGCTGGATCTGCTACGACACCCCCTGGCAGGGTAGCTTTCAGTAACAGAGCTCAACTCTGTATTACGCAGTGGTTGCCCTGCCTTCCAGGGGACTGAACACATCTAAACGTATATATTAAATAAGAGCGCTAAACttggcggcggcagcagcagcaccaaaaAGCTGCAGCAACCTGCAGTCCACCTTTCCGCAACAGTCACAGCGTGACTTCTTCAGTGCTTCtcatcacctttttttcttcttttcccccgATTCAGTTCTAAACTGATGCCTGAAAGAGAGGGCAGAAGTCAGAATGCAACAGCCTTTAGAAAGAGATAACGAACGCCGCCTCATCTAACAAGTAAGGTAGCACTATTCGTAGCGTTTTAGAATGGAAGCTCGCTccgttggtttttttttttttttcagttatctCAGTGAGCTTGTAGCAGTCTCTTCAGCTAGCTGACAGGTTTCTAGCGTATTACAAGGCGCCAGGGGGATGAGCGTGTGGATATGCACCAGCACATGGGTCTGAAAGATGAGCCAAGCTCAACGAGGCAGACATCTTCGCGTGTGCGGCCGCAGCCGCCAGCGACCATGCTTCACCTCGCAAGTCACACATGTGCTGTTCCCGGGCAAGAGCGATGCTCTGCCCGAATTGTGCACTGCCTGGGGTAACTCGGTGGTGCGGTAAGACGTCTCCTTACGCTTGCTGCTACCACAAAGCCCGGTCTGTGAGTAGCCTGCGTGGAAGGAAGCCGCACACCCTCCCTTCAGCATCGGTCCATGCTGCCCTGAAGTTTACCTGGACTGCCACCTCCTGCCGTGATTCCAAACCCGCCCAAAGGAAGGGAGCCAACTGTCGCCTGTCTGAGAGGTATGGTCAAAGCTGGCACCAACGCGCTCCGCTGGGagctttttcagcttctgcttctcttctaAAGAAAATGCTTCGTTAAGCAAAAGTTTTTCAAATAGCTCTTGATTCTTTAGTGTGGTAAAGTGAATGTAAGGTTAACTGCAATCTTATACAACCCACTCACTTTGTTTGAGAAATTCCTCGTACGAAGGTCCGATTTGTTGTTTACTtccatcctcttcctctgttAGCCACGGAGGTATTGCTCCTAGAGGTCACGGGGAAAACATATTTAGCCACTGAAGTTATCTTGAGCTTGAGATAGGGAgaagcagcccctctgccccctctccccagctcaCCCTGCCAAGtaagcagcaaaggaaaagtaaaCTTTGGGCtttgttaagaaaaagaagctggCTGGCCTTGGTTAAGGCCATGGCAGATCACACCCCAAACCATACAATCCACACAGCAGTAGCACAGAGTTTTCataatacagaaatgttttcctctcCTCTAGTATGTCAAATGTTAGCAAGAGTGAGCACCTCATGGTTGTGCTGTAACGGCTTCACAATTGCTTTCAGTTATCCCTGTTACATTTGCAAGCCAAGAGTTTTCAGTAGGGTAGCAACCAAATGAGGCACGAAGCAGGCGCGATTACCTGTGTGaacatttcctttcccttctgtttcctGTTAACAGAAACATAGAACACTAATGAGAAACTGATGCTTTTAAGAATGTCTCCACACAGAACGGTGTTACATGCGCTCCCTTCCAGTATCGAGTTCTGTTACAAAAAGACACGGAGGAAggctcttctctgctttcttgaaCGAGTGCTTGGGTTTTCTGTGCACATTAAAGAACATTTGCTTAATGAAGCACAAGTTAACGCTGGATGACTGAAACTCTCAGCTAGCTGGTTGTCTGAATTGGCAAAGCTGCCTTTTTCAGTGACGGAGGTTGCAACCCCTTGTTTTGTGACAAGTGCTGTATGTAACTTGCAGTTACTTAAGTCAGGCTCGTTAGTGATTCCCCCCCCTACCTGGTGGCCAATGAAGGTCAAAGCCTGGCCTGGTTCCATCCAGTTTAAGTCGGGTCCTGTCTGCATCCCGCTCAGGCCGGGCTGCTCTGTATCCTGAGAGGAGTCCCTGGAATACGGGAGCCAAGAGGCAGTCTGAGAGGTGAGTGGCTGTCGAAGCCGGGCAGGCAACGACTGACCAGAGTTTTCTAGAGCAGGATTTGTATTTGTGTTTGGAGAGCTTTGTGgtacaaaggaaaaggagaaatgttCTCGGGGCACGACAGTGTTAAACGCTTGTATGTTACCGCTGTGCTTGCTCTTCATGGCACTTAGTGCCTGCCTGTGAATGCGTGGACGGGAGAGCAATCTTTCTGTGGATATGGCGCTTACTATAGTCTAGATCATAAAAGTTTGAACTGAAGGATCTGAATAAATGCAAGATCCTGGCGATGACAGCGTCCgctctggcagcagcaagcgAGAAAGGCGGCTGCTGTGGCGCGGTCCGGCCTTTCGAGCGGGGTACGGGTTAGCAGCGATTTAAGGAAAACGGTTCTCACCTTCCGGGTCctgccggggggctgcagaCAGAGGGTCCTGGGCCAAGCTGTGGCTCTGTTTGCAGCTGAGTGCGATTGAGGAAAAAGGAACAGTATTCCTGGTAGTGAGCAGAGCCCTCCCCCCAACCCGCCCCGAGGGTGCCCGGTGCTGGCGGGGGCGCGTGGCCCGGTCCCCGGTCCCCGCCGGGGCGCAGCCAGGGCAGGATACGGCTCACCGACCTGGAGGGCGGCCTGCACCGTCTCCCGCTGCCTGCGCTCGGCTTCCCGGATGCCGGCCGCCATCTGCGGGGGGGGAGAGCGGGTGAggccggcggccggggccggggcggcggggccggggcggcggggccggggttACCTGGCGGATGcgctcctcctcccgccgctGGTGCGCGGCCAGCGCCCGCTCCAGCGCCCGGGCGAAGCGATCGTACTCCTCGGCCGGCACCAGGAACCGCTCCCGCAGCGCCGCCTCCGCCCGGTTCTCCCGCCAGAACCGCGCCGTCTCCCGGCGGTGCTCGGGCCTGCGGGACACCGCTCAGcaccgccgcggccccgccgcccgcctcacccgcccgcccgccgcccgcctcacccggccaggtgctggagcaggccGGCCTGCGGCAGCGCCatcccgccgcgccgcccgtCCCGCCGCACGCCGCGCCCGCAGCACAGGCACCAGACGCGCCGGTCGTGCTCCGCCGGGTCGTAGGGccgcaccgccccgccgccctccccgtcccccgccgccgccgccgccgcccgggccgccgccacctcctcctgcagccggCCCAGCGcctcccgcagccgccgccggtGCGCGGTGCTGTACAGGTGCCGGCGGCCGGAGAAGGAGGAGCGGCGGCACAGGCCGCAGTAGTGCACCGCCATggcggcccggcgcggccccgcagGGCGCAGGCGCGGCGGGCGGACaccggccccgcccggcccggcccggcccggcccgccggccccgctccggtGCAGGGGGTGCTCGGGAGCCGCCCCGCCCAGCCTCGGCGCTCCTGAGCGGCAAACCGGGCAGAGCGCAGGCTCGGCGGAGCTTTTGGTGTGCGGTCCCGGCGGCGGCCGAGTCCCGCTGCAGGATGCTCAGGCCCGAGGGTGGCGGGAAAGCCTCTGCCTTTGCAGCAAGCTGCCATCTTGCTCGGTGCCCCGCCGCTTGATGCCAGGCGGGGACGTGCGGGGGGCACACGCCGTTCTGCCCTGGCCTGTCTGAAACTTTACTTGGTTTCAGACTTTTTTCAGTTGTTAACATGAGGAGCGCTCGCTGGAGGCACGCCATAGGCCCCTGAAGCGCGCTGACCTCCCACCTAGCTGCCTTTTGCCTCTGGTAGCGTAGGTCTGACGCCTTTGCTTTCCTGCCCATCCACAGCCCTCCCAAAATCTTCAGTGGTggcttgggtttgttttttgtttggcttgttttgattttggggttttttttcacgTTTAGTAAGAGCagaggatgctcttggcctaGTCTGGCGTGATCGAAGGAGAGCATCTGAACTGCAGCATGGAGGTTATCTCAGTGCTGCCATGCAGTGCAGCCAGGCCTTCCAAAGAGCGTTCACCTTAAATCGGGTCCTGCTCAGACAGCCTGCGCTGTCACGCGTGGGACTGACAGCCACCCGTCTCTCTCCCACTTTGGCAATCGCTCAGGTGACATTAGCACCCAGCCGTGCAGACCCGTGGTTTGCACGCTACTCAGGGACACTACCGTCCTAGCCATGTGCGTTGAGATGcgatcaaataatttttaacgTGTCTGTTGCTTTACACTCTCGTGAGTACGTGGGTAAAAGGGTACACCCAGCCTGCCCTGTCGAGAGGGATCGGATGGGCCGGCATCCTCTCCCTGTGGCTCAGGTCTAGGATACAACCCAGCAGTGAACTCCTAGAACGTGCACCGTGACTGTGTGCTGTTTGTCCCCCGTCGACAGGACGCCCCGGCTCCTGCTGCACGTGGGACTGATAATGGACGTAACCAGACCGATCATGCTTCTACTCAAGCAACTGCCACAGCAGCCAGGAAGAAGGTATGAAAAATCTACTCTTCTTGAATGCTAGACCCCTGCTACCTGGCTGAATTTTGGCTCAGGGATGTGattttcctgcctcttcctggAGAAGCAAGTAAGTCAACAACACCACAGCAAGCTctcattgtggttttttttttttcctttgttgcatCCTTGCCTCTCCAAGATAACTCTCTCCCTCCTCACACTCTGCAGCAGTCGCTGATTTCTGCTAAGTGAGCATTGCAGAAATTCCAAGCACCTTCCCCAGCAGTTATGTGGATCCTTGCCTGCTGGTTTTACAGCTGGGCGGGCAAGTGCAACAGCTTGGAATTACGTCTATGCAGTAGGGCTCCTCTCGCTTAGCCAGCTAATGCGTTCTCTGCTCAGCCCCTGACCTGTGGGCTGAGACCCTTTGTTGGGGAACAGATCAACCTTCTCCTGCAGCTTCAACCTCTGCGCCGCAAGAACATTGCAAAAGGCAACAGCTTGCATGGAGGACTTTGTGTTAAAGTCGTAGCAGGTGCCACATGTCAAAATGCCCCTGCAACTTGAGATGTGTGCATCTGGAGCAAAAACTTGCCTTACTGAAGGAAATGAGATTGGTcatctttctcccctccctcctccccccttcTAAATTTGAGTCCTTATGTCACAATGCTCATAATTTCCACACACTGTTCTTGGGAAGCTACCTGTGGCAGCACCTGAGAAAACTAGCTTGGTTTCAAAACACATGGTACATGTTTCAGAAGCAGGGAGATGGGAGGAATCATAGGCCGAACAGAGATCTCATGAGATCTGCAAAAGATACAAAGAGAGAAAGTTATGATAGTTACTTGGACGAGAATGACTGCTCGGGCACTGATGCTACAGCCTCAGTTCTTATCCATGTTAAACTGATAGGTATTGTATTGCTGAGCAACGCGATGCTGAGATGAAGGCTCTGTGTTTTAATGTAGCCTGGTTTGTTTCTCTCACTGCATTGGTTTTGTTAACGAAGGCTTCTTGGCCGGCCTGGTGACCAAGTCCCGCTTGCGGGGGGTATCGCTACAGGGATCTCTGAGTGTCTGGTATCATCTCCTAGACGTAGCGTCCGGCAGCGCTGGTGACTGCGTGCTGCCTTGGGTGCCCGCTTGTATCTCTCCCACTATGGGAATCTGGTAAAGTCTGACTCACTCTGCATTTTGTGGGGCTCCTGCCCCCTGAAACGTACCCGGTTTGCGCATGCTTTGGCGCACCAAGTCGAGAGCCTCTTTGGGCAGAGCCTGTGCTTCTTCCTGAAACTTTCTGCGTCCCTCTGGAGTCAGTTTCCACAGGCAGGACCTGCGGTTTCCCTCGCCGCATACGAAGCCGGTGGTTTTctcaaagcagctgctgaagcaCAGGTTGTGTCTGATCGTGTTTTTCCAGCCCTCTGGGGCTGTTTGAAAAAATGGGAAGTGCTGCCTGTGGAGAGAAAAGATTTGCCCTGAGCTGAAGCAGTTAGAGGCTGTGATAAATAACAGAATACCTCATATCCAagcaagggaaggaggagagggtcCTCCCTGACCCCTGTGGTGTAAGGATGGCTGGTGCAGCTGAGGGTAAGACCCTCTAAGGAGGGTAAGACAAAACTAAAATGCTGTCTCTTTTAAGACTCCTGGGTGTGGGTGTTGACAAAGAGGGGAAGCAGTTTTCCCAGCGGCGTCTTGGGCCGAAGGCAGATCTAAGACCAGAATGCAAGTCCTGGCTGCcacatccctgctccccagtaGAAGATCAGAGACTCCTGTACCCCTCGTCATCCCTCTTCCCCTCGTTCTGCACTAGGAGCTGGGAGAAGAGCGGGTACCGTGTGAACTGGTAGATCTGCTGTACGGTCAGACTGCCACTTGCGCTGTTGCACAGGGCGAGGGTGATGAGGATGCAGTAATTAAGGGGCGGACGGGGCCAGCCTCCCTTGATTTCGGTGCTTGTCTGCCTGGTGCACTTGAGCTTCACGCTCCGAGGTCTGAGGACTGCCAATTTCCAAGGCATTGGCATTGCTTTGAGTTCGGGAGTTTCCGCCATCTCCTGAGGAACTGGGATGTCCACACGTGAAGCATCTTCATCCTCAGTAAGCttcagagaggaagggaaaaaaaggacgTGGATATATTAGCCCTGGGCGGAATGAGGGATGGGGATAAGCTGCTTTGTTCTAGGGGAGGGTGGATCTGGCAGGGCACGTATAGAAAGCTTATATACTTAAAATTTcagcctccttccctgcactttGTTCTCAGCCTGTTCGTCAGACGGGCTCCATGCATTGACTCACCCCTGCTGAAAGGGGAGGCAACCCCTCAGCGGAGCTGCTGAGCCAGCTCGTGTGTTCCTTGCGGGATCGTTAAGCACATACGATGCCTAGGACTGCCCAAGCGGTTCCCTTTTTTATACCTTTCCAGCCTCACTGGAGGATGACAGCACATCCTCCTCGGAGCAGTCCGGGTCGGAGTAGTCCCAGGATGTGTTCGGAGAGGAGGTTTCCGTGGCACCAGTGACTGAGGCCACCGGGCTGTCGGATCCAGACAGGTCTATGCCACAGCTCCCGGGGATAGGGCAGACCAGGCTGGGGTTTACCCACATCCACAGATGGGGCTGAACGCCAGGTTctaaggagaaggagaaaagtcaCCCTACCTGAGGACTGTTTCTAGACCCTGCTGTCCAGAGGCAGCCTGGGGGAGCTCTAATGCAATGCAAATCCCAAGGCAAAGGTCCCCCCAGTTGCCTTCTCATCCCTCTAAATagtgttttatttcctgttttgcGTAGAGCGTGCACGTCTGCGTGTTCTTGCACCGCTGCGGCCAGCTCGAACAATGGTGCTCAGCTCTGAAATTCTACTTTCTCTTTCCCCTGCAAAGCCAGCAGAATGTAAATGACTCCCTTCAGTCCTCCTCTCCCAAGTTTATCTGCGCAAAGGGTTGCATTTGGAGGGAAGTGTGTCTGCAGGCACAGCTATGTAATTATATCCTTGTCCTTGAGAGGCAAGCTTCAATTTTTTCTAAGTAAGCTTAGAAAAATTCCAGTCTGGACACAGATGTTCTGGCTGGCAAAAGAAAAGCCCCTTTCCCAGGCCATTCCCTGAACACACTGCCAGCCTCTGTAGGTAGTACCAGGTCCCAAACTTACCCCTGGCATCTGGCAGTACCCCCGGCAGCGAGCACCTGTGTGCCGGGGGGTCAGCTTGCCACTTCAGGATGCGATGGCGCGGGGTCTTGTCAGGACCTGGTAGACGCGGGGAGCCCAGAGACACTGCGGTGAGCTTACATTTTTTGCATTAGCCTCATTTTCTGTAAGCTGCATACTTACTTTCTACGTAATGGCAGACACTTCTAATTCGATCTGATCACATTTAAACATAAAGAAAATGGGCTTTTTGTTAACTTCTAGACTGGAACTTACTATTTTCCAGACTTGACAATTTTCACCTGGGTTTTGGAGACTGtaatcttttttaaaggaagccAAGTCAATCAGTCCCCCTGAGGGCCTTACCTTGCAGAAACTCTTCAGTAGTGATGGTGAGTTTGAGCTCCTCTGCCATATCTAGGTCCTCAAGGCCGTTTTTTAAATGCAGGCTTTCCCAAAATGGCTTGTTTTGAAAACTcaagtacattttctttttatggcaAAGTAATCTCCGGGGGTGCCGAGCGCAGCAGGATCTCTGAGGGTGTCACAAAGAATCCTGCAATCTTGAAGTGCTCTGTGTGCCGGGAgagttgatttcttttttttttttttttttttttaaaaaaaaaaaaaggatatcaCACAGGTGGGTGAAAGGCTGGTCTCTGTTTCACACTTCTAAATACCTATTAAAGCCCCTTCCAGTGAGTAAATGGTCCATATTGGTGGAGTAAGCGAGCTGATTGAGAGTAAGAAAGGTGGCATCACGTAGGCTCTGTTTTCTGCCCATTTACTTTGCTAGAGCCTCGATAAATGAGCCATTCCTGTGTTCGCTAGGCTAACGTTTTatctttttccacttctgatAAAATCACAGTGTTACCTATGCTATGCAGTGGACTTCCCTGATCTGAGAACCTGATGTCTCTGGAAGCAGGACAGATCTCTGAGGGATGCACAGAGCGCTCGGGATGCATTTACAGGTACTCCCTCACCCTGCTTGCCTGCAAGTAGAGGGTTTTGAGACTGGCAACCGCTTTCGATCCGCCCAGACAAAACACCGAGGGGGTACCACAGTCGGGGGGAAAGGAGCCAGGATAAGCAGATACTGGGCGTGCTTTCACAGTGTGACCCTTAGAAAAGTTTTTGTGCAGCTTGAAGACGCAATCTAAGTTCTGCGCCTTCCTGAATGGCTTTTGTTTCTTCGACCATAACTTTCACACACGGCCCCTGCCTAATCTGTCCCAGGTATTACGAAGGAAGCGATGTGGTTTGTGCTGTTAAAGGGTGTAATGCATCCTCATCCTATTCACCCACTCACCATCGCTCTTCTGCTcagggggcaggggaggtgggTGGCACTGGTGGAAATGGAGTAGCTACAAATCAAAATCCAAGCCTTGGCTGAGTACCAGCAGGCAATTACATTTCAGACTGACTACATATGTTGACCATTTTGTAGGAGGACGCAGGTTACGCTCGTAGCAGAGGAGTACATCAGGGACTTACTGCCAATCTGTAGCAGGGAGATGGACAGAAAGAGGCTGGTTTTGGCAATTGCTGGAAAAGATTGCGCCGTTACGTTAGCGTCACCATGCTGGGCTTCAAAGTGAATTCCGTGACCCTTGCACCAAAGGTTTGGCTTCgagttgtttgtttatttctgcgTGATGAAAGAAAAGGTTAAGATGCTTTTCCCAACTGTGGGCTTGCTCTGGTTTGGGCTGAATGTTCCTGCAGTGCTTGCTGTCACGATTCTGACCCTTTGCGTATTTGCATCCTTTGAGACGTGCTGTTGAAAAATAAGTCAAATGCCAAACCAAGCTTTTCTTGAAAAGGTAACtttcaaaaggcagagaaggatCTCACGTGCTCAGTTTTGCCTCTTCAATAAAAGCAGGTATGATAGTTTGTACTGTattaagttttgctttgttcttgttAGGCATTTCACAAATATTGAGCCAGTATGGCTTGGCTTTCGCTGCATGCAAAAGACTACAGTCGCATAGCTTTTTTGCCACTCTTGTGTGACAAAGTTCAGTCATTAGCTGAGACAACGTGCTCCCCGTCAGATTCCTCAGGTGTGAGCAGGACCTGCTCGGTTGGCTGCTTTCCTCAAAAAAGTCTGAGCGCGCCCCAATCAaaatccttttctcttcctgaaaCTGGAGCCTGGTATTTGATTTGAGATGTGTTGTAAATGATCCAGCTACTATAGTTTAATAATTTACCACGTATCACTCGACCTGTCGCACCACAAAGTCGCTTTCCCCTTTCTGTCCAGAGTGAAACTCTCACATGGTGGTGTATGCA from Pelecanus crispus isolate bPelCri1 chromosome 19, bPelCri1.pri, whole genome shotgun sequence carries:
- the CENATAC gene encoding centrosomal AT-AC splicing factor; protein product: MAVHYCGLCRRSSFSGRRHLYSTAHRRRLREALGRLQEEVAAARAAAAAAGDGEGGGAVRPYDPAEHDRRVWCLCCGRGVRRDGRRGGMALPQAGLLQHLAGPEHRRETARFWRENRAEAALRERFLVPAEEYDRFARALERALAAHQRREEERIRQMAAGIREAERRQRETVQAALQLQTEPQLGPGPSVCSPPAGPGRDSSQDTEQPGLSGMQTGPDLNWMEPGQALTFIGHQETEGKGNVHTGAIPPWLTEEEDGSKQQIGPSYEEFLKQKEKQKLKKLPAERVGASFDHTSQTGDSWLPSFGRVWNHGRRWQSRHQFRTESGEKKKKR
- the FOXR1 gene encoding forkhead box protein R1; its protein translation is MYLSFQNKPFWESLHLKNGLEDLDMAEELKLTITTEEFLQEPGVQPHLWMWVNPSLVCPIPGSCGIDLSGSDSPVASVTGATETSSPNTSWDYSDPDCSEEDVLSSSSEAGKLTEDEDASRVDIPVPQEMAETPELKAMPMPWKLAVLRPRSVKLKCTRQTSTEIKGGWPRPPLNYCILITLALCNSASGSLTVQQIYQFTRQHFPFFQTAPEGWKNTIRHNLCFSSCFEKTTGFVCGEGNRRSCLWKLTPEGRRKFQEEAQALPKEALDLVRQSMRKPDLMRSLFGL